GCGGACTCAAGAGTTTTAAGGGCGTTTTCGTACTCTGCGAAAGCCTTGTCTATCTCAAACATTATCGCCTTGGCGAGAAGTTCTCTCTTTCTCTTAAGGGCGAGTTCCTTTTCCTTAAAGCTCTTTTTCTTATAAATGGGGCTGAGTCCTGTATTGAAGTTCCACTTGAGTCCAACACCCAACATGTAGCCCTCACCCTGACTTCCGAAGGGCGTGTTCTCGTCGTACATGGAGTAATTGGCAAAGGCGAAGACCTGAGGGAGTATGTCCCCGAGGGCACTTTTCTGACCTTCCTTTAAGGATTTTATGTAGTACTTGAGGGCGAGGTAGTCTTCCCTGTGGTTTAGTGCCTTTGATTTTAATTCTTCCACTTTAACTGAAGGGCACTTGGAAAAGTCCTTTACGTCAAACTCTCCGTAATTTTTGTTAGTCAAGAGTTCTAAAGCTTTTTTTGCTACCTCATAGTTGTTTTGAGCCTGAACGAGTTTTTCCTTTGCTTTTGAGAGGTAAACCTTTGCCCTCAGAACGTCCGCAAAGAGTGCAACACCCGTCTTGTAAGCCTTCTCGGCGAGTCTCACGTGTTCCTCGGCATCTTTTACCGCTTGCTTTGCCACCTCAACGGCGTTTTTAGCGAGAACCGCATTTGCGTAAGCTTCGTAAACTTTGAGGATTACTTCCTCTTCCTTTCTTCCGTATATAGTCTTGTCCCCCTTCCATTTGTTCTTCGCCATGTTTTTAAAAGCTCTTAATTTTCCTCCCATCCATATGGGAATTTCCAGAGTTAGTTTAGTTTCAAAGTTCTGGATGGAACCCGGGTCGTTTAACTTGCTCGGAGTAAAGTCCTGCAAGGTAATCCTTTCCTGGTTTAACTTTGTAAAGAGGTAGTAGGAAGATATATCCGTCTTTGTGTAGGTTTCCTCAAGCTTTACAGTAGGAAATAGCAACCCTCTCACGGATTTATACTCGTATTCGGAGGCTTTAACTTCCCTTCTTTGAGAGGAGAGTTCTAAGTTATTCTGAAGGGCGTCTTTTATGAAAACTTTTAGGGGTAATTCCGCTGCAAAAGAGAGTCCTACCAGTAGAAGAAAGCCTATTAATACCATACCTCTTCCTCCAGAAATTTAGTATATCACAATATAAGAATATTCTAATGTTCTTATTTCCACTCTAGAATAAGTTTCACTTCTCTTCCCAGGAAGTCTTTGACAAAAGAACTTCCGCCTCTGAGGCTTTCAGCTCCTAGGATTATTAAACCCACCTCCTCTTTCATTATC
The genomic region above belongs to Aquifex aeolicus VF5 and contains:
- a CDS encoding TolC family protein, translated to MVLIGFLLLVGLSFAAELPLKVFIKDALQNNLELSSQRREVKASEYEYKSVRGLLFPTVKLEETYTKTDISSYYLFTKLNQERITLQDFTPSKLNDPGSIQNFETKLTLEIPIWMGGKLRAFKNMAKNKWKGDKTIYGRKEEEVILKVYEAYANAVLAKNAVEVAKQAVKDAEEHVRLAEKAYKTGVALFADVLRAKVYLSKAKEKLVQAQNNYEVAKKALELLTNKNYGEFDVKDFSKCPSVKVEELKSKALNHREDYLALKYYIKSLKEGQKSALGDILPQVFAFANYSMYDENTPFGSQGEGYMLGVGLKWNFNTGLSPIYKKKSFKEKELALKRKRELLAKAIMFEIDKAFAEYENALKTLESAKSRKEEAKEVLRVIEKRYEVGMARMVDLLDAQTQLDMARFEYAKALRDCNVAYAKALFSAGLLKEEVLK